One genomic window of Elusimicrobiales bacterium includes the following:
- a CDS encoding phage tail sheath subtilisin-like domain-containing protein — MTTEFTTIPDNRRKPGAPLEFSLKAGANSLQGNTQKVLIAAQKTGSGTAAANTPVRVYSEGHARGLFGAGSIAHIMCKLAIKANEYLLLYVLPLADAASSAAAVGSIAITGPATAPGRLTLYVGAVPVKINVASEDTAAEIATALKAALDNLPDLPVTAAVNSGTITLTAKNKGTLGNTIILSAETDAAGAAFTITAMTGGALDPDMEDALAIVAGERYHIIASPLNDEDSLAALAAHCEAVSAASAEKWGMGVFGYPSGGLAAACTLGGELNSWLLSGFYLRGSKTAPFEQAAVYAAVLAAEEDPARPLNTVEMTGVAAPAIADRLSDPEQESCLYNGVTPGEVATDGSVQIVRAITSYVKDGDGNADATLLDITTPRSLFYTAEAVLRRIRSVFPRAKRTAGKTATAVKTELLDVLRRLEAAEIVQNVAANQPDATDDPNNISRIIMDIPARVVPGAHIIAGQIRLVV; from the coding sequence ATGACGACAGAATTCACAACCATCCCCGACAACCGGCGCAAACCCGGCGCGCCGCTTGAGTTCAGCCTCAAGGCGGGGGCGAATTCCCTGCAGGGCAATACGCAGAAGGTGCTGATAGCCGCGCAAAAAACCGGCTCCGGCACGGCGGCGGCGAACACGCCGGTGCGGGTGTATTCCGAAGGCCACGCGCGCGGACTGTTCGGCGCGGGGTCCATCGCGCACATCATGTGCAAGCTCGCCATAAAAGCGAACGAGTACCTGCTGCTCTATGTGTTGCCGCTGGCGGACGCGGCCAGTTCGGCTGCGGCGGTTGGCTCCATCGCCATCACCGGCCCCGCCACAGCGCCCGGCAGGCTGACGCTTTACGTGGGGGCGGTCCCCGTCAAAATCAACGTAGCCTCCGAAGACACTGCGGCGGAAATCGCAACCGCGCTCAAAGCCGCGCTGGACAATCTGCCCGACCTGCCGGTTACAGCGGCGGTAAACAGCGGGACGATAACGTTGACCGCGAAAAACAAGGGGACGCTGGGCAATACCATCATCTTGTCGGCGGAGACGGACGCCGCCGGCGCGGCCTTTACCATAACCGCCATGACGGGCGGCGCGCTGGACCCGGACATGGAAGACGCGCTGGCAATTGTGGCAGGCGAACGCTACCACATCATCGCCAGCCCGCTAAACGACGAGGATTCGCTCGCCGCGCTGGCCGCGCACTGCGAGGCGGTGTCGGCGGCTTCGGCGGAGAAATGGGGCATGGGCGTGTTCGGGTACCCATCCGGCGGGCTTGCGGCGGCCTGCACGCTTGGCGGCGAGCTGAACTCCTGGCTGCTGAGCGGGTTTTATCTGCGCGGCAGCAAAACCGCGCCGTTTGAGCAGGCGGCGGTATACGCCGCCGTGCTGGCCGCAGAGGAGGACCCGGCGAGGCCGCTGAATACCGTGGAGATGACCGGCGTCGCCGCGCCCGCGATAGCGGACCGGCTGTCGGACCCGGAGCAGGAAAGCTGCCTCTACAACGGCGTTACGCCGGGGGAAGTGGCAACCGACGGCTCGGTGCAAATTGTGCGCGCGATAACCAGTTATGTCAAAGACGGCGACGGCAACGCCGACGCGACGCTGCTGGACATAACCACGCCGCGCAGCCTGTTCTACACGGCGGAAGCGGTTTTGCGGCGCATACGCTCCGTATTCCCGCGCGCAAAACGCACGGCGGGGAAAACGGCGACGGCCGTCAAAACCGAGTTACTGGATGTCTTGCGGCGACTTGAGGCGGCGGAGATTGTGCAGAACGTAGCCGCCAACCAGCCCGACGCCACAGACGACCCGAACAACATCAGCCGCATCATCATGGACATCCCGGCCAGGGTGGTGCCGGGCGCGCACATCATAGCCGGCCAGATACGGCTGGTGGTCTAG
- a CDS encoding baseplate J/gp47 family protein, translated as MAETFDAIFTRILKDIKNNCPDADVTQGSVLYANAAALASAEWGLQNKLDNNAKQIFPASASSALLERHCAIYRIFREPDETDAELLARLEAREQQPPAGGNANDYETWAKEVDGVAAARCVPAPQGAGTVDVVILADAAATGSETPGDALVAAVYAYIDARRPVTAGTFRVVKAQIIMQDVTMTAPGPVDWNALGLDVTALLNGMTIGGTLTIASLASLALTNGADDAVCSMPYANVAATPYQVIRARAVTVNTNLITPTPDEGNPPVIPPQAMAQIITGTLAALRSIAAAAPAVPFIAICTNTKQVMVYMGDITVGDGGFVVIGGGAAITEEIG; from the coding sequence ATGGCAGAGACTTTTGACGCTATTTTTACGCGGATATTGAAGGACATAAAAAACAATTGCCCCGACGCCGACGTGACGCAGGGGAGCGTGCTGTACGCCAACGCCGCCGCGCTGGCCAGCGCGGAATGGGGATTGCAGAACAAGCTTGATAACAACGCGAAGCAGATTTTTCCGGCCAGCGCGTCCAGCGCGCTGCTAGAGCGGCATTGCGCGATTTACAGAATTTTCCGCGAGCCGGACGAGACCGACGCGGAACTGCTGGCGCGGCTGGAAGCGCGCGAGCAGCAGCCACCCGCCGGAGGAAACGCGAACGATTACGAGACTTGGGCGAAAGAAGTGGACGGAGTGGCGGCTGCCAGGTGCGTGCCGGCGCCGCAGGGAGCGGGAACGGTGGACGTGGTGATTCTGGCCGACGCCGCCGCCACCGGAAGCGAGACGCCGGGCGACGCGCTGGTCGCGGCGGTTTACGCCTATATAGACGCGCGGCGGCCCGTTACGGCGGGAACGTTCCGCGTCGTAAAAGCGCAAATCATCATGCAGGACGTAACAATGACCGCGCCGGGACCGGTTGACTGGAACGCGCTGGGACTGGATGTAACAGCGCTGCTAAACGGCATGACTATCGGCGGGACGCTGACGATTGCGTCGCTGGCGTCGCTGGCGCTGACCAACGGAGCCGACGACGCGGTTTGCTCCATGCCGTATGCCAATGTGGCCGCCACGCCCTATCAGGTAATCCGCGCCAGGGCGGTTACGGTCAACACCAATTTGATAACGCCGACGCCGGACGAGGGAAACCCGCCCGTCATCCCGCCGCAGGCAATGGCGCAGATAATAACCGGAACGCTGGCCGCGCTGCGGAGCATAGCGGCGGCTGCGCCGGCTGTGCCGTTTATCGCTATCTGCACCAACACCAAGCAGGTGATGGTCTACATGGGCGATATAACGGTCGGGGACGGCGGGTTTGTAGTCATCGGCGGCGGCGCCGCCATCACGGAGGAGATTGGATAA
- a CDS encoding DNA circularization N-terminal domain-containing protein — protein MVDALLTPAFYDDNGNRFAPELEFIEDGVENALVKHEYPFKNGAELEPMGLKARVVTMRAHFSGGNYGAHKTFLAWLKQSNPSRKFIHPVYGLLAGDIEKTHTRHDDTKQNAVIEITFVENGADAAPAAQKLAVGTAVNNAAVKGANNRLTWARNALNAAQKKYAAAKARVSAYQNKISSASAAFDAAMSSVSNPAASFTSLLNWTTDLPATMVLSCAKAVERYAVAYQTLKSAPANFIRKLDESFRALETSFAHFGGADPAAASAGAAARVTLKLSCAEALGAATADVFGSEQDLRDSLRAAEAAPAADADGNFLPQAADTGAASLMTADELESILAIARRYLQEAVDCARRNGLDPQSYKDIALALENHVNTVKLERESIIQVALDQPLPLHLVCLRNGLPFRAAERLLAINPALQNPNEAAGALNIYGANNG, from the coding sequence ATGGTAGACGCGCTTTTGACGCCCGCGTTTTACGACGATAACGGCAACCGGTTCGCGCCGGAGCTTGAGTTTATTGAGGACGGCGTTGAGAACGCGCTGGTAAAGCACGAATATCCCTTCAAAAACGGCGCAGAGCTGGAGCCGATGGGGCTGAAGGCGCGCGTGGTTACAATGCGCGCGCATTTCAGCGGGGGAAACTACGGCGCGCACAAGACTTTTCTGGCGTGGCTGAAGCAAAGCAATCCGTCGCGGAAGTTCATCCACCCGGTCTACGGGCTGCTTGCGGGCGATATTGAAAAAACGCATACCCGGCATGACGACACCAAGCAGAACGCCGTCATAGAGATAACCTTCGTGGAGAACGGCGCGGACGCCGCGCCGGCTGCGCAAAAGCTGGCGGTAGGCACCGCCGTAAATAATGCGGCGGTCAAGGGCGCAAACAACCGGCTGACGTGGGCGCGGAACGCGCTGAATGCGGCGCAGAAAAAGTATGCCGCCGCCAAAGCGCGTGTGTCGGCTTACCAGAACAAGATTTCCTCGGCGTCGGCGGCGTTTGACGCCGCGATGTCTTCAGTCAGCAACCCGGCGGCCAGTTTTACCAGTCTGCTCAACTGGACGACCGACCTGCCGGCCACGATGGTATTGTCCTGCGCGAAGGCTGTGGAGCGTTACGCGGTAGCGTATCAGACGCTTAAAAGCGCGCCGGCGAATTTTATCAGGAAGCTGGACGAATCGTTCCGCGCGCTGGAAACCTCGTTTGCGCATTTCGGCGGGGCGGACCCGGCGGCGGCGTCCGCCGGCGCGGCGGCGCGGGTTACGCTCAAGCTCAGTTGCGCCGAGGCACTGGGCGCGGCGACGGCGGATGTGTTTGGCAGCGAGCAGGATTTGCGCGACTCGCTGAGGGCGGCGGAAGCCGCTCCGGCGGCGGACGCGGACGGGAACTTTTTGCCGCAGGCTGCGGACACTGGCGCGGCCAGCCTTATGACCGCAGACGAACTGGAGAGCATACTGGCCATCGCGCGGCGGTATTTGCAGGAGGCTGTTGACTGCGCCCGGCGAAACGGACTGGACCCGCAAAGCTACAAAGACATTGCGCTGGCGCTGGAAAATCACGTCAACACCGTCAAACTGGAGCGCGAAAGCATAATACAGGTCGCGCTGGACCAGCCGCTGCCGCTGCATCTGGTCTGCCTGCGGAACGGACTGCCGTTCCGCGCGGCGGAGCGGCTGCTGGCGATTAACCCCGCGCTGCAAAATCCGAACGAGGCCGCCGGCGCGCTGAACATTTACGGAGCGAACAATGGCTGA
- a CDS encoding phage tail tape measure protein gives MSQIMELALSFTAIDAAGGIISRLESRINSLGRAGAKVSADFEAMRGGFRRALEGAGIAYSGWKLMQPGVSAAMAMEDATLRTKSFLADGVKSASQLNTEMKRVSETAYKLSEKMPIAAVEAAAFQNSLLKEGFSLDMASGSAQTALALGRLRGNSDEGTRAMMELFRGQFGVDSAEKMNAALDWTAQAEADPAEVVAALQKSGLAMASHGVGLDSAVALAGLFREAHLARPGSKMESMMDNVLATWADTQSNPARWARQFGLSFFKGDKFIGFAALQEQLKTRFRNVSGAKRAGVFGEIFGGGADAAEFLFKAQRIEEFEAAAKKRAGAVAAFNDQNNSLANSLTKLGNAWHNSSGALYEPLLPAMTAPVAAAADRLAKTGAWLRDNPQIAAAGGLALAGGVAWGVARMLSGAWGMGKSALALRGGLSRFGLSLFGGNTIAGTMAGKAQEAITGVKPVFVTNWPSGFGPGGAAGGLVDQFGRPFPNSGGFAAGAAGGMLGNLAGKFGAIQGLGAGAALAAAPALTTAAILAAAGAGAGIGALVNASGVTDKLIDQLASAMQYANESKGQTDYTKNRIIELRIDAQGRIHTDTDAPDVKITVMRGLVETRGPKW, from the coding sequence ATGTCTCAAATAATGGAACTTGCGCTGAGCTTTACGGCTATAGACGCCGCCGGCGGAATCATAAGCCGGCTGGAGTCCCGTATCAACAGCCTGGGACGGGCGGGAGCCAAAGTCAGCGCGGATTTTGAGGCGATGCGCGGCGGCTTCCGGCGCGCGCTGGAGGGCGCGGGTATCGCCTACAGCGGCTGGAAGCTGATGCAGCCGGGCGTTTCCGCCGCGATGGCGATGGAGGACGCCACGTTGCGCACCAAATCGTTTCTTGCCGACGGGGTTAAAAGCGCGTCGCAGCTTAATACCGAGATGAAGCGCGTCAGCGAGACCGCCTACAAGCTCTCGGAAAAAATGCCGATAGCCGCCGTGGAAGCGGCGGCGTTCCAGAACTCCTTGCTGAAGGAAGGGTTTTCGCTGGACATGGCAAGCGGCTCTGCGCAAACCGCGCTGGCGCTTGGACGGCTGCGCGGAAACAGCGACGAAGGCACGCGGGCGATGATGGAGCTGTTTCGCGGCCAGTTTGGCGTGGATAGTGCCGAAAAGATGAACGCGGCGCTGGACTGGACAGCGCAGGCCGAGGCGGACCCAGCCGAGGTTGTGGCCGCGCTGCAAAAATCCGGGCTGGCGATGGCGAGCCACGGCGTGGGGCTGGATTCCGCAGTGGCGCTGGCCGGATTGTTCAGGGAGGCGCACCTTGCGCGCCCCGGCTCAAAGATGGAAAGCATGATGGACAATGTGCTTGCCACCTGGGCGGATACGCAAAGCAACCCGGCGCGCTGGGCGCGGCAATTCGGGCTGTCGTTTTTCAAGGGCGACAAGTTTATCGGGTTCGCCGCGCTTCAGGAACAGCTTAAAACGCGGTTCAGGAACGTTTCCGGCGCGAAGCGCGCGGGCGTGTTCGGCGAAATATTCGGCGGCGGAGCGGATGCGGCGGAGTTCCTTTTCAAGGCGCAGCGCATAGAGGAGTTTGAGGCCGCCGCTAAAAAGCGCGCGGGCGCAGTCGCCGCGTTTAACGACCAGAATAATTCGCTGGCTAACTCGCTGACGAAGCTGGGAAACGCCTGGCATAACTCCAGCGGCGCGCTTTACGAGCCGCTCCTGCCGGCGATGACGGCGCCGGTGGCCGCCGCTGCGGACAGGCTGGCAAAAACCGGCGCATGGCTGCGCGATAATCCGCAGATAGCCGCCGCAGGCGGGCTTGCGCTGGCGGGAGGCGTTGCCTGGGGCGTGGCGCGCATGTTGAGCGGAGCCTGGGGGATGGGAAAAAGCGCGCTTGCGCTAAGGGGCGGATTGAGCCGGTTCGGACTTTCGCTGTTCGGCGGCAATACTATTGCGGGGACGATGGCGGGCAAGGCGCAGGAAGCGATTACCGGCGTGAAACCGGTCTTTGTAACCAACTGGCCGTCAGGATTCGGCCCCGGCGGAGCCGCAGGCGGGCTGGTGGACCAGTTTGGCCGCCCGTTTCCAAACAGCGGCGGCTTCGCGGCGGGAGCCGCAGGCGGAATGCTGGGGAATCTGGCCGGCAAATTCGGCGCGATACAGGGGCTTGGCGCAGGCGCGGCGTTGGCAGCCGCCCCCGCACTGACCACGGCGGCGATTTTAGCCGCCGCCGGAGCGGGCGCGGGCATCGGCGCGCTGGTAAATGCCTCCGGCGTAACGGACAAGCTGATTGACCAACTGGCCAGCGCGATGCAATACGCCAACGAGTCCAAGGGGCAAACCGACTATACGAAAAACCGGATTATTGAACTGAGAATTGACGCGCAGGGACGGATACATACCGACACAGACGCGCCGGATGTGAAAATAACGGTCATGCGCGGGCTGGTGGAGACGAGGGGGCCGAAATGGTAG
- a CDS encoding phage baseplate assembly protein translates to MTIIRAIITGITEGAARLFAATGRSGETFADRELLQHYGFASSPKDGAAGIVLVKDNQVFLVASDDARYRVALERGEVALYTDEGDRFHFKRGRKVELTAGVSVTVTAPQIVFNGDLRVAGDVSDGAGSMAAMRDKYNQHTHTDPQGGATGPAAPGM, encoded by the coding sequence ATGACTATCATCAGGGCGATTATCACCGGCATTACCGAGGGCGCGGCGCGGCTGTTTGCCGCGACGGGCCGGTCCGGCGAAACTTTCGCCGACCGCGAGCTGTTGCAGCACTACGGCTTCGCCAGCAGCCCCAAAGACGGCGCGGCGGGGATTGTGCTGGTAAAGGATAATCAGGTTTTTCTGGTGGCGAGCGACGATGCCCGTTACCGCGTGGCGCTGGAGCGCGGCGAAGTAGCGCTTTACACCGACGAGGGCGACAGGTTCCATTTCAAACGCGGACGCAAGGTGGAGCTGACCGCCGGCGTTTCCGTAACGGTTACGGCGCCGCAGATAGTGTTCAACGGCGATTTGCGGGTGGCGGGCGATGTGTCCGACGGCGCCGGCAGCATGGCGGCGATGCGCGACAAATACAATCAGCATACGCATACGGACCCGCAGGGCGGCGCCACCGGCCCCGCCGCGCCGGGGATGTGA
- a CDS encoding PAS domain S-box protein, which translates to MSFLGMLFRRFSVQCAPKARGCDDSTKKITELAETARRLEDETARLRRAKEELSRSNENLQAFFDSLDDCVLVLSNEGKIITMNPATETKLGFARHDLECIEIARIARFPAASTAEMILEQARLSRFVRCRITLRTRENGNVTADASVVYSRWGGNRAFFVIARDAGASAKTEECLFDSERKLNWLAQSLPVVFWFASPGMKSIIFINPAFEKIYETPAQEFLRAGKNLADFIHPQDRQRVLGALSQAWPEPLEQEYRIITGTGNVKWIRTIISPILNSGNMVTMLSGISEDITARRTFDESMRENERKYSALVENAREGVCISVDGKIAFVNQAGAEMVGCGGENMIGRQYLGCIAPESQPVAAAFLESLADKPALAELSLLHKDGSRVLVEVSASRIPYMGGSATMCVARDITDRKRLEDELVKARDCAEAAGKAKTEFIANMSHEIRTPLNAITGMADLLLESGQTAEQKEFTSAIAEAAQHLLEITNDILDFSEIESGGRKLRKTCFCPREVVTAACRMFSPRAAAKGLRFECSASGALAEEMCGDAGIVRQILVNLVANAIKFTDAGAVRVFAASTSPVVSEAGLYLEVSDTGIGMSEEDVSKSFGRFSQADGSYTRVYGGMGLGLSITKSLVDMAGGKLWVESKKDVGSTFHILLPYSPVEVPGVTDAPPAPPCPGSCGKGRVLVVEDNKINLSLTKTMLTKAGYIVDDAVNGLIGVELARQNDYDVILMDIHMPVMDGSRAAVEIRRREREGGRPRTPIIALTADATTHAMEYCRKNGMDDYITKPVRSQTLLAIVRKWSRVKAGSGDKEG; encoded by the coding sequence ATGTCATTTCTGGGGATGCTTTTCCGCAGGTTTAGCGTGCAGTGCGCGCCTAAGGCGCGTGGTTGTGATGATTCCACCAAAAAAATAACCGAACTTGCCGAGACAGCCCGTCGTCTAGAGGACGAGACGGCGCGTCTGCGCCGCGCAAAAGAGGAATTGTCGCGCTCCAATGAAAATCTTCAGGCCTTTTTTGACTCTCTGGATGATTGCGTGCTAGTCCTTTCTAACGAAGGCAAAATAATCACCATGAATCCTGCGACGGAGACAAAGCTGGGTTTTGCCCGCCACGATTTGGAGTGCATTGAAATCGCCCGCATTGCCCGGTTTCCGGCGGCGTCAACGGCGGAGATGATTCTGGAGCAGGCCCGGCTGAGCCGCTTCGTGCGCTGCCGCATAACATTGCGGACGCGGGAGAACGGAAACGTGACCGCGGATGCTTCAGTGGTTTACAGCCGATGGGGCGGGAACAGGGCATTTTTTGTGATAGCGCGCGATGCCGGCGCCTCCGCAAAGACGGAGGAATGCCTGTTTGACAGCGAGCGCAAGCTCAACTGGCTGGCGCAAAGCCTGCCGGTGGTGTTCTGGTTCGCCTCGCCCGGCATGAAAAGCATCATATTCATCAATCCGGCGTTTGAAAAAATATACGAAACGCCCGCGCAGGAATTTTTGCGCGCCGGAAAAAACCTTGCGGATTTCATTCATCCTCAGGACAGGCAGCGGGTGCTGGGCGCGCTCTCGCAGGCCTGGCCGGAGCCGCTGGAGCAGGAATACCGCATAATCACCGGCACGGGCAACGTGAAATGGATACGCACAATAATCTCGCCCATACTGAACAGCGGCAACATGGTAACCATGCTCTCCGGCATAAGCGAGGATATAACCGCGCGCCGCACCTTTGACGAAAGCATGCGGGAAAACGAGCGGAAATACTCCGCCCTGGTGGAAAACGCGCGTGAGGGCGTGTGCATTTCCGTGGACGGGAAAATAGCTTTTGTAAACCAGGCCGGCGCGGAGATGGTGGGCTGCGGCGGCGAGAATATGATAGGCAGGCAGTATCTGGGCTGCATCGCGCCGGAGTCGCAGCCCGTGGCGGCTGCGTTTCTGGAATCCCTGGCGGACAAGCCCGCCCTGGCCGAGCTGAGCCTGCTGCACAAGGACGGCAGCCGCGTGCTGGTGGAGGTAAGCGCCTCCCGCATCCCGTACATGGGCGGCAGCGCGACGATGTGCGTCGCGCGCGATATAACCGACCGCAAACGGCTGGAGGACGAGCTTGTAAAGGCCCGCGACTGCGCCGAGGCTGCCGGAAAGGCCAAGACCGAGTTTATCGCCAACATGAGCCACGAAATCCGAACCCCGCTAAACGCCATAACCGGCATGGCCGACCTGCTGCTGGAATCGGGCCAGACGGCGGAGCAGAAGGAGTTCACCTCCGCCATAGCGGAGGCGGCGCAGCATCTGCTTGAAATCACAAACGACATACTGGACTTTTCGGAAATAGAATCCGGGGGGCGCAAGCTGCGCAAAACCTGCTTCTGCCCGCGCGAGGTGGTAACGGCGGCGTGCAGGATGTTTAGCCCGCGCGCGGCGGCCAAGGGCCTGCGTTTTGAATGCTCCGCCTCCGGCGCGCTGGCCGAGGAGATGTGCGGCGACGCCGGCATAGTCCGCCAGATACTGGTAAACCTGGTCGCCAACGCCATAAAATTCACCGATGCCGGCGCGGTGCGGGTTTTTGCCGCCTCCACCTCGCCGGTGGTGAGCGAGGCGGGGCTTTACCTTGAGGTTTCCGACACCGGCATAGGAATGTCGGAAGAGGACGTCTCAAAATCCTTCGGGCGCTTCAGCCAGGCGGACGGTTCCTATACCCGCGTTTACGGCGGGATGGGGCTTGGGCTGTCAATAACCAAATCGCTGGTGGACATGGCCGGCGGCAAGCTGTGGGTGGAGTCTAAAAAAGACGTTGGCTCCACTTTCCATATACTGCTGCCCTACTCCCCTGTTGAGGTTCCGGGCGTAACAGACGCGCCCCCCGCGCCGCCATGCCCCGGCTCCTGCGGCAAGGGACGGGTGCTGGTGGTGGAGGACAACAAGATAAACCTCTCTCTTACCAAGACCATGCTGACAAAAGCGGGCTATATCGTGGATGACGCCGTCAACGGCCTAATCGGCGTTGAGCTGGCCCGGCAGAACGATTACGACGTAATTCTGATGGATATACACATGCCGGTGATGGACGGCTCCCGCGCGGCGGTGGAAATACGGCGCAGGGAAAGGGAAGGCGGGCGGCCCCGCACACCCATAATCGCGCTTACGGCGGACGCCACCACCCATGCCATGGAATACTGCCGCAAAAACGGCATGGATGATTACATCACCAAGCCGGTGCGCAGCCAGACTCTGCTTGCGATTGTGCGGAAATGGTCCCGCGTCAAGGCTGGCTCTGGAGACAAAGAGGGGTAG
- a CDS encoding putative phage tail protein: protein MNNADVLKLLTPLPLGGDYDKLVAAQGAELDHASAAADDFLNEILPDRAIKTIGDWEQRYGITPAADATLARRRAEVVRKMTAIGGLSRQYFVDLAAMLGQAITIDEYVPMICGGARCGDILGAPEIRWMWTVRGLTQVGEFARCGVARCGEALSYPAAEVEVLFEKLKPAHTLVNYVYDGEEA, encoded by the coding sequence GTGAATAATGCCGATGTCCTGAAACTGCTGACGCCGCTGCCGTTAGGCGGGGATTACGACAAGCTCGTCGCGGCGCAGGGCGCGGAGCTGGACCACGCATCCGCCGCCGCTGATGACTTTCTTAATGAGATACTGCCCGACCGCGCGATTAAAACCATCGGCGACTGGGAACAGCGTTATGGCATCACGCCAGCCGCAGACGCGACGCTGGCCAGACGTCGGGCCGAGGTTGTAAGAAAAATGACGGCAATAGGCGGATTGAGCCGTCAATATTTCGTAGACCTCGCCGCAATGCTGGGGCAGGCGATAACCATAGACGAATATGTCCCCATGATATGCGGCGGTGCGCGGTGCGGCGACATACTAGGCGCGCCGGAAATACGCTGGATGTGGACGGTGCGCGGGCTTACGCAAGTAGGCGAATTCGCGCGGTGCGGCGTCGCGCGCTGCGGGGAAGCATTGTCGTATCCGGCGGCTGAGGTGGAGGTTCTTTTTGAGAAGCTGAAGCCGGCGCATACGCTGGTAAACTATGTCTACGACGGGGAGGAAGCATAA
- a CDS encoding tail fiber assembly protein produces the protein MRIYNYSPRTGEFLFASTADASPLEPGKYLIPADATEQVPPPPGTQQVAVFKDGAWTLQPDLRGQKFYRKSDGIPVVMASIGVVPYEFTTAPRPSESHSWDGASWKFSAVLALAAIRTRRNGLLSACDWTQVSDVPLNPKQKTAWNAYRQALRDFPATCDPTKPVWPTQP, from the coding sequence ATGCGAATCTACAACTACAGTCCCAGGACCGGAGAGTTTTTGTTTGCATCCACCGCCGACGCGTCGCCGTTGGAACCGGGGAAATATCTCATACCGGCAGATGCCACTGAGCAGGTTCCGCCACCGCCGGGTACGCAGCAGGTTGCCGTATTCAAGGATGGCGCCTGGACGCTGCAACCGGACTTACGCGGACAGAAGTTCTACCGCAAAAGCGACGGTATCCCTGTGGTGATGGCGTCAATCGGCGTTGTTCCTTACGAATTTACAACAGCGCCGCGTCCGAGCGAGTCCCACAGTTGGGATGGCGCTTCCTGGAAATTTTCAGCAGTTCTCGCTCTGGCGGCCATCCGTACCCGCCGCAATGGTTTATTGAGCGCATGCGACTGGACGCAGGTTAGCGATGTGCCGCTTAATCCCAAGCAAAAAACGGCTTGGAATGCCTACCGCCAGGCATTGCGTGATTTCCCTGCCACGTGCGACCCGACGAAGCCTGTTTGGCCCACTCAACCATGA
- a CDS encoding phage GP46 family protein, which produces MADFKLGIQNGQGDMDLSAAETTLANNIHISLAVRRGSWWLNPAFGSELGTLRREKATAATAQLVGSYIQAALKWLTDSGKLTKVIVTTEIGAGRINYTVTATARGGATLKYSNFAEVA; this is translated from the coding sequence ATGGCGGATTTCAAACTGGGAATACAGAACGGGCAGGGCGATATGGATTTGAGCGCCGCCGAGACGACGCTGGCAAACAACATCCATATAAGCCTGGCCGTGCGGCGCGGGAGCTGGTGGCTGAACCCGGCCTTCGGCAGCGAGTTGGGGACACTGCGCCGCGAGAAGGCGACGGCGGCGACGGCGCAGTTGGTCGGGAGCTACATTCAGGCCGCTTTGAAATGGCTGACGGACAGCGGGAAGCTGACGAAGGTAATCGTTACAACCGAAATAGGGGCGGGCAGAATCAACTATACCGTAACCGCGACCGCGCGGGGCGGCGCGACGCTTAAATACTCCAATTTCGCGGAGGTCGCATAA
- a CDS encoding flavodoxin family protein — translation MKVVAFNGSARRDGNTAALIRHVFAELEKEGIETEMIQLAGRNITGCAACYKCFETKNRRCALGGEMNEFIAKMEEADAIILASPTYFADITPSIKALMERAGFVARANGNMFRRKAGAAVVSVRRGGAIHAFDSLNHFFTIEEMVVVGSNYWNAGMGLEPGEVEKDAEGVETMRVLGRNMAWLLKKISG, via the coding sequence ATGAAAGTTGTCGCATTCAACGGAAGCGCAAGAAGAGACGGCAACACCGCCGCGCTGATACGCCATGTATTTGCGGAGCTGGAGAAAGAGGGCATAGAAACCGAGATGATACAGCTGGCGGGCCGCAATATCACGGGCTGCGCGGCCTGTTACAAATGTTTTGAGACGAAAAACCGCCGCTGCGCGCTGGGCGGAGAGATGAACGAATTCATCGCAAAAATGGAGGAGGCGGATGCAATCATACTCGCCTCGCCGACGTATTTCGCGGACATCACCCCGTCTATAAAAGCGCTGATGGAGAGGGCCGGGTTTGTGGCGCGGGCCAACGGCAACATGTTCCGGCGCAAAGCCGGCGCGGCGGTGGTGTCCGTGCGCCGCGGCGGGGCGATACACGCCTTTGATTCGCTGAATCACTTCTTCACCATAGAGGAGATGGTAGTGGTAGGTTCCAACTACTGGAACGCCGGCATGGGGCTGGAACCGGGCGAAGTGGAAAAAGACGCCGAAGGCGTGGAAACGATGCGTGTTCTTGGCCGCAATATGGCCTGGCTGCTAAAAAAAATCTCCGGGTAA